Proteins co-encoded in one Methanothermobacter sp. genomic window:
- the pyrI gene encoding aspartate carbamoyltransferase regulatory subunit encodes MRKPKELKVKPIKNGTVIDHITSNKALHVLKILGLPDGKSRVTVAINMESSRYGSKDIVKVENRELESSEVDQIALIAPKATINIIRDYEIVEKWKVHLLDEVHGILKCPNPNCITNRREPVKTRFYVINREPVILRCHFCERLMSEDEIESQF; translated from the coding sequence TTGAGAAAACCCAAGGAACTTAAAGTTAAACCGATAAAAAATGGAACCGTCATAGATCATATCACCTCAAATAAGGCCTTGCACGTCTTGAAGATACTAGGTCTTCCAGATGGTAAAAGTAGGGTTACAGTAGCTATTAACATGGAATCTTCACGTTATGGTTCGAAGGATATTGTTAAAGTGGAAAATAGGGAATTAGAATCAAGTGAAGTGGATCAAATAGCTCTCATAGCACCCAAGGCAACCATAAACATAATCCGAGATTATGAGATAGTGGAAAAGTGGAAAGTACACCTACTCGATGAAGTGCATGGTATATTAAAATGTCCTAATCCAAATTGCATAACTAATAGGAGAGAACCTGTTAAAACACGATTCTATGTTATCAACAGAGAACCCGTGATTTTAAGGTGTCATTTCTGTGAAAGGCTCATGAGCGAAGATGAAATTGAATCCCAATTCTAG
- a CDS encoding preprotein translocase subunit SecD, which yields MRKGISRFIREPRTIILIILVLISLAAIATLGIPQGLDLKGGSIIQIQLEKPVDSATMNTITSVLDKRLNIFGVKDVKVRASGSQNVIIEIAGVKPEEVAKIVGSPGKFEAKIDNKTVLTGADIVSVQSPIIKGNQWEVPFRISTDGAKRFAKAAEGKAGAPVDMYLDDRLITSPEISPDVAAGKPVTDVAITGAESTRESAELKAKEVETLLKSGSLPVKVKIIGVSNVSAELGGEFTKGALIAGLLAIIAIIIILVARYRTPILVLPIFFTTLAELILILGVAAIIRWNIDLAAIAGILAAIGTGVDDQIIMTDEVLGGERVKRRRRRFRIREAFFIIFASAGTLIAAMLPLAYVGFARGATGIGMLAGFAFTTVLGVLIGVFITRPVYAKFMEYIIK from the coding sequence ATGAGAAAAGGAATTTCACGATTCATAAGAGAACCAAGGACAATCATCCTCATCATATTAGTACTGATAAGTTTAGCAGCTATCGCAACCCTTGGAATCCCACAAGGCCTCGACCTAAAAGGGGGATCGATCATACAAATACAATTAGAAAAACCTGTGGACTCCGCTACTATGAACACCATAACCAGTGTACTTGATAAAAGGCTTAACATTTTCGGCGTAAAAGATGTGAAGGTAAGGGCCAGCGGAAGCCAAAACGTTATTATTGAAATTGCCGGGGTAAAACCCGAAGAAGTGGCTAAGATAGTTGGTTCACCAGGTAAATTTGAAGCAAAAATCGACAATAAGACCGTGCTCACAGGAGCCGATATCGTAAGCGTACAATCCCCCATAATAAAGGGGAACCAATGGGAGGTTCCATTCCGCATATCAACTGATGGTGCAAAACGTTTTGCAAAAGCTGCAGAGGGAAAAGCCGGAGCACCGGTTGACATGTACTTGGATGATCGCCTCATAACCTCCCCTGAAATATCACCTGATGTAGCAGCTGGTAAACCCGTGACCGACGTTGCAATAACAGGCGCTGAAAGTACAAGAGAATCCGCAGAATTAAAGGCGAAAGAAGTTGAAACTCTCCTAAAGTCCGGTTCACTACCCGTAAAGGTTAAAATTATTGGTGTGAGCAACGTATCCGCCGAACTCGGAGGAGAATTCACAAAAGGAGCCCTAATAGCTGGTCTACTTGCTATCATCGCCATTATCATAATCCTAGTCGCACGTTATAGGACGCCCATCCTAGTACTCCCAATATTCTTCACAACCTTGGCAGAACTCATACTCATACTAGGTGTTGCTGCCATCATACGATGGAACATAGATTTGGCCGCCATAGCAGGTATCTTAGCGGCCATAGGGACTGGAGTAGATGACCAAATAATCATGACAGATGAAGTACTCGGCGGGGAAAGAGTAAAAAGGCGCAGGAGAAGGTTCAGGATCCGAGAAGCTTTTTTCATAATATTCGCTTCTGCAGGTACCTTAATCGCTGCTATGCTACCATTAGCCTATGTAGGTTTCGCGAGGGGCGCTACAGGTATAGGAATGTTAGCCGGTTTCGCATTTACAACAGTACTAGGCGTTCTCATAGGCGTTTTCATAACACGTCCAGTATATGCTAAATTCATGGAATATATAATAAAGTAG
- a CDS encoding protein translocase subunit SecF: protein MILKRKLLESYKLLIIIPLIITLSSLGILLTHGLEESVDLKGGSIAELTLEKKMDQTELKAFIQEKLKIKDVNVISIKGYDATVQMGSDIQVDEFARALKGTAKIKSYRSVGPILGKEAMNQIYWAVGFAFLFMSITVLIVFRNLVPSLAVIMAAACDIIIALGGMSLFKVPLSLASIGAILMLIGYSVDTDILLTTRVLKQRKGKITERAIGAIKTGLTMSAAAIASMSALYIVTVFLIPEAEVLSNIAAVLIIGLSADILTTWFMNLGILRWYLEARS from the coding sequence ATAATATTGAAAAGAAAACTTCTAGAATCCTACAAACTACTTATAATCATACCATTGATCATAACACTATCATCCCTTGGCATACTACTAACACATGGACTAGAAGAAAGCGTAGACCTAAAAGGAGGGTCCATCGCCGAATTAACACTAGAAAAAAAGATGGATCAAACAGAACTCAAAGCCTTCATCCAAGAAAAACTAAAAATCAAAGACGTTAATGTCATTTCAATTAAAGGATATGATGCAACAGTACAAATGGGCAGCGACATTCAAGTTGATGAATTTGCAAGAGCCTTAAAAGGGACGGCGAAGATCAAAAGTTACAGGTCAGTGGGTCCAATACTGGGCAAGGAAGCTATGAACCAAATTTATTGGGCTGTAGGGTTCGCTTTCCTTTTCATGTCCATAACAGTACTTATAGTTTTCAGAAACTTGGTACCATCCCTTGCAGTTATAATGGCAGCAGCCTGCGATATAATAATCGCATTAGGTGGCATGTCACTCTTTAAAGTTCCATTGTCACTCGCATCCATCGGTGCGATCCTCATGCTAATAGGCTACAGCGTAGACACCGACATACTACTCACAACAAGAGTCCTTAAACAAAGAAAAGGTAAAATAACCGAGAGGGCGATAGGAGCCATTAAGACTGGGTTAACAATGTCAGCAGCAGCAATAGCATCCATGAGCGCGCTCTACATAGTAACAGTATTCTTAATACCAGAAGCCGAAGTTTTAAGTAATATAGCTGCAGTTCTTATCATCGGATTATCAGCTGACATTTTAACAACATGGTTCATGAATCTTGGTATACTAAGATGGTACTTGGAGGCAAGATCATGA
- a CDS encoding flavodoxin domain-containing protein, which yields MKKALIIYYSKTKKTETVAKTIADELSAETIEIKDLKDRYGLLSNIGSIIDAIREKKTRIEPETIDLTGYDLLYIGSPTWAGKPAPAIITLIDNLKLKGKDVILFATMSRQGGNNVIDRMAEKIKARGGRIINSFTIKTGGKQFHEIKEDTLKVMAEKDLKIYSIG from the coding sequence ATGAAAAAGGCACTGATCATCTATTATTCAAAAACAAAAAAAACAGAAACTGTAGCTAAAACTATCGCCGATGAACTATCAGCCGAAACCATAGAAATAAAAGATCTGAAGGATCGATACGGCCTCCTAAGTAATATAGGATCAATCATAGATGCTATAAGAGAAAAAAAGACTAGAATAGAACCTGAAACTATTGATTTAACCGGATATGACCTCCTATATATAGGATCCCCAACATGGGCTGGTAAACCAGCACCCGCCATAATAACACTAATAGACAATCTAAAATTAAAAGGTAAAGATGTCATACTATTTGCCACAATGAGCCGCCAAGGCGGAAACAATGTAATAGATAGGATGGCTGAAAAGATAAAAGCGAGAGGAGGCCGCATAATAAACTCCTTCACGATAAAAACGGGTGGAAAACAATTTCACGAGATCAAAGAGGACACATTAAAGGTCATGGCTGAAAAAGACCTTAAAATATACTCCATAGGATAA
- the argC gene encoding N-acetyl-gamma-glutamyl-phosphate reductase produces MIDVGIIGASGYTGGELLRFLSKHPNVEIVAATSRKYAGKPINRVHPHLQDLELEFSDVDIDNIDADLIFTATPHGASMKIVPRILEQDIKVVDLSGDYRFDNIKTYEKWYGIKHESPLDAVYGLPEIYRDKIKDAKLVANPGCFPTGAILACMPLVYEKLAETFIIDSKTGVSGAGIKPTSVTHYPNCSDNVIPYNVTDHRHTPEIRQELSREHPVNVSFTPHLVPVIRGILTTVHTFLKEDLTPKELESIYSGFYEGEPFIKIIEEGEMPRLSAVRGSNECHIGCFEIDDNKRAVIISAIDNLVKGASGQAIQNMNIMFGFDEKTSLDLPAVHP; encoded by the coding sequence ATGATCGATGTAGGTATTATAGGAGCTAGTGGGTATACTGGTGGCGAACTTTTAAGATTTCTAAGCAAACACCCCAATGTGGAAATCGTGGCCGCAACATCTAGAAAATATGCTGGCAAACCCATAAATAGGGTGCACCCACACCTCCAAGACCTTGAACTTGAATTTTCAGATGTTGACATTGATAATATTGATGCAGATCTTATATTTACAGCGACGCCACATGGAGCTTCCATGAAGATCGTTCCAAGGATCCTAGAACAAGATATAAAAGTCGTCGACCTGAGCGGTGATTACAGATTCGACAATATAAAAACATATGAAAAATGGTATGGTATAAAACATGAAAGCCCCTTGGATGCCGTCTACGGACTCCCAGAAATTTATAGGGACAAGATAAAGGATGCCAAACTCGTAGCGAACCCAGGATGCTTCCCAACAGGGGCAATACTAGCCTGCATGCCACTAGTATATGAAAAATTAGCCGAAACTTTTATAATAGATTCCAAGACTGGTGTAAGTGGCGCTGGGATAAAACCCACCAGCGTGACCCATTATCCAAATTGTAGCGATAACGTCATACCATATAACGTGACAGATCACAGGCATACACCAGAGATACGTCAAGAATTATCACGAGAACACCCAGTAAATGTAAGCTTCACACCACACCTTGTACCAGTCATCCGAGGAATCCTAACAACAGTACACACATTTCTAAAAGAAGATCTCACCCCCAAAGAACTTGAAAGCATATACTCCGGATTCTATGAAGGCGAACCATTCATAAAAATAATAGAAGAAGGTGAAATGCCACGTTTAAGCGCTGTCAGAGGCTCTAACGAGTGCCATATAGGCTGCTTTGAAATCGATGACAACAAAAGAGCTGTTATAATATCAGCAATAGACAACCTAGTAAAAGGGGCCTCTGGCCAGGCGATCCAGAACATGAATATCATGTTCGGGTTTGATGAAAAAACATCCTTGGACCTTCCAGCAGTACACCCCTAA
- a CDS encoding adenylyltransferase/cytidyltransferase family protein translates to MKTVMATGTFDIIHPGHIFFLEEAKKLGGKNAKLIVVLARDSTVRAKKRIPIVSEKQRLEVVKMLKPVDEAYLGSETDMFEIVHKIDPDIIAIGPDQDFNIKELENELRKRGLKCEVKKVKKYKKAPLDSTCKIIKKIKSMKFDDKTFKNC, encoded by the coding sequence ATGAAAACTGTGATGGCCACTGGAACCTTCGACATAATACACCCAGGACATATTTTCTTCCTAGAAGAGGCTAAAAAACTCGGTGGAAAAAATGCAAAGTTAATTGTAGTCCTTGCAAGAGACTCCACTGTAAGGGCAAAAAAAAGAATCCCCATTGTAAGCGAAAAACAGAGATTAGAAGTTGTTAAAATGTTAAAACCGGTTGATGAGGCCTATCTTGGGAGTGAAACAGACATGTTTGAGATAGTCCATAAAATAGACCCTGATATTATAGCCATAGGCCCAGACCAAGACTTTAATATTAAAGAACTTGAAAATGAACTTAGAAAAAGGGGTCTCAAATGTGAAGTTAAAAAAGTGAAAAAATATAAAAAAGCCCCACTCGACAGCACTTGCAAGATAATCAAAAAAATAAAAAGCATGAAATTCGATGATAAAACATTCAAAAACTGTTAA
- the hisA gene encoding 1-(5-phosphoribosyl)-5-[(5-phosphoribosylamino)methylideneamino]imidazole-4-carboxamide isomerase, translating to MLIIPAVDIKDGKCVQLVQGVPGTEQVIIDDPVAMAIEWEEMGASLLHLIDLDGALGTGTNLKIIKKIVKSLSIPVQVGGGIRSLKYAQKLLDFDVERVILGTLAIKKPEIVEKLAKQYGSKHIMVSLDTKDSKVVIKGWTEKTSKEAPELAKLFENKGAGSILFTNVNVEGLLKGVDIKPLRELVKAVNIPIIYSGGVTSIKDIELLKKIGVRGVVIGSALYKGKIDFKEALEYEDP from the coding sequence ATGTTGATAATACCTGCAGTTGATATAAAAGATGGTAAATGCGTTCAGTTAGTACAGGGCGTGCCAGGTACAGAACAAGTTATCATAGACGATCCTGTAGCCATGGCCATAGAATGGGAAGAAATGGGTGCAAGCCTCCTCCATTTGATCGATCTCGACGGCGCCCTTGGAACAGGGACGAACCTTAAGATTATAAAAAAGATCGTTAAATCATTATCTATCCCAGTACAAGTAGGTGGCGGTATAAGGAGTTTAAAATACGCTCAGAAGCTGCTTGACTTCGACGTTGAAAGGGTGATCCTAGGCACACTAGCCATTAAAAAACCTGAAATCGTGGAAAAACTAGCGAAACAATATGGATCAAAGCATATAATGGTATCCCTTGATACCAAAGATTCAAAAGTGGTTATAAAAGGTTGGACAGAAAAAACATCCAAAGAAGCCCCAGAATTGGCCAAGTTATTTGAAAATAAAGGTGCGGGTAGCATACTCTTCACCAATGTAAACGTCGAAGGATTATTAAAAGGAGTGGACATTAAACCTTTAAGAGAACTCGTAAAAGCAGTTAATATACCCATCATATATTCTGGTGGTGTGACATCTATCAAAGACATTGAACTCTTAAAAAAGATTGGTGTAAGGGGTGTTGTAATCGGATCAGCCTTATACAAGGGTAAAATAGACTTCAAAGAAGCCCTAGAATATGAGGACCCATAG
- a CDS encoding PIG-L family deacetylase has translation MKLKIIILLSGTLLLILVTSDFVYIFAIQNGNIGYPPLYIKESDRVMIIAPHPDDEAISSAGIIRYCTSHNIPVKVVIITNGGFNLAWQRHSESLKAMKQLGLVYNITFLDYPQGLIHLLTQNWDKPYVDSNGISHSINKFSHNLNAPYTGESLAKQLEDVIYDFKPTIIIYPDSNDIHEDHWVTSGFVEYAMTKLNYNCTTLGYIVHTPSNTWPTPHFYFPDSYLTPPSYLSKSENWVEFRLTGKSEELKASAIKSYKSQLKRGSYYLLSFVKKNELFSVQRPINVTRNSNIIFTDPENDVKKFDNSIETEMELSNNSIDLTSISFEAGENGTCLSLQTKGKISTTDIYEFHLLIIFRDNTTNDIDIEVKNGKYHINHGKLSNLTIFNTQNGIIIETPIIFKRGDKVILSADAIKPKKGIDTTPWQIIEIA, from the coding sequence ATGAAGCTTAAAATAATAATATTATTGAGTGGAACTCTATTATTAATATTAGTGACCTCAGATTTTGTGTACATTTTTGCTATTCAAAACGGTAACATAGGTTATCCTCCACTTTACATTAAAGAATCTGACAGGGTGATGATAATAGCGCCACACCCAGATGATGAAGCCATTTCATCCGCTGGGATTATAAGATATTGCACCAGTCACAATATACCAGTTAAAGTGGTTATTATAACCAATGGAGGTTTTAATCTAGCATGGCAAAGGCACTCTGAAAGTCTAAAGGCAATGAAACAATTAGGATTAGTTTATAATATTACATTCCTTGACTATCCACAGGGACTTATTCATCTCCTAACCCAAAATTGGGATAAACCATATGTGGATTCTAATGGCATCTCCCATTCCATAAATAAATTTTCACATAATCTGAATGCCCCATACACTGGTGAAAGTTTAGCCAAACAACTAGAAGATGTCATATACGATTTCAAACCTACAATAATAATTTATCCAGATTCAAATGACATACACGAGGATCATTGGGTAACAAGTGGATTTGTAGAATATGCCATGACAAAACTCAATTACAACTGCACAACCTTAGGTTACATTGTCCATACACCATCAAACACATGGCCAACACCACATTTTTATTTTCCGGATTCCTATTTAACCCCACCATCTTATCTTTCAAAATCAGAAAATTGGGTTGAATTTCGATTAACGGGAAAAAGTGAAGAGCTTAAAGCCTCAGCGATAAAATCTTATAAGTCCCAATTAAAAAGGGGTTCATACTATCTTTTATCATTCGTAAAGAAAAACGAACTATTCTCAGTCCAGCGCCCCATAAATGTAACCAGAAATTCAAACATCATATTCACAGATCCTGAAAATGACGTGAAAAAATTTGACAATTCCATAGAAACTGAAATGGAACTGTCTAATAATTCTATAGATCTTACAAGTATAAGTTTTGAAGCCGGTGAGAATGGTACTTGCCTTTCTTTACAAACAAAAGGCAAAATATCAACCACTGACATCTATGAGTTCCATCTTCTAATAATATTTAGAGATAACACCACAAATGATATTGACATAGAAGTTAAAAATGGAAAATATCATATCAACCATGGGAAATTATCAAATCTTACCATTTTCAACACACAGAATGGTATAATAATAGAAACCCCCATAATATTTAAAAGGGGCGATAAGGTTATCTTAAGCGCAGATGCAATAAAGCCCAAAAAAGGCATAGACACAACTCCCTGGCAAATAATAGAAATTGCATAA
- a CDS encoding DMT family transporter, producing the protein MKRFWGYVSVIFATIFFGLSAPLNKIMVSEMNPILIGALTYLIAGIFLFLIRQSPLKNLILNMLNREKDGEVFIKPSDYLILVVTAVSSSAIAPLLFLKGLSETSAVNSALLLNIEVFFIILMSLIIFKESLKLKDLLGILLLILGALSITTNGKFHHIILTQNIKGNLLVIGAAFFWSLDTVLSKFLSKKRDLIWISAIKSFIGGLILTSVLLSLNMSLRFPLKMLPFLFSVSIFSIGFAFILIYFALRQIGSTRVGSLFPLSSLFGALFAFLILKEPFGVFQLASGFIMIFGIFILYYD; encoded by the coding sequence ATGAAACGTTTCTGGGGTTATGTGAGCGTAATCTTCGCCACCATCTTCTTCGGCTTATCAGCACCCCTTAATAAGATTATGGTCAGTGAAATGAACCCCATTTTAATCGGGGCTTTAACTTATCTTATAGCAGGGATCTTCCTATTTTTGATAAGACAATCACCCTTAAAGAATCTTATATTGAATATGCTCAATCGTGAAAAGGATGGTGAAGTGTTCATAAAACCCTCCGATTATCTCATCTTAGTTGTGACAGCCGTTTCAAGTTCTGCCATAGCCCCATTACTCTTTCTTAAAGGTCTTAGCGAAACCAGCGCCGTGAATTCGGCGCTCCTTTTAAATATTGAAGTTTTCTTCATAATATTGATGAGTTTAATTATATTCAAAGAATCTTTAAAATTGAAGGATCTTTTAGGCATTCTCCTATTAATCCTAGGTGCATTGTCAATAACAACTAATGGGAAATTCCATCATATAATTTTAACCCAGAATATTAAAGGTAATCTCCTCGTTATCGGAGCGGCATTTTTTTGGAGTCTCGACACTGTATTAAGTAAATTCCTCAGCAAAAAGAGAGATCTCATATGGATATCAGCTATAAAAAGTTTCATTGGTGGTCTAATATTAACATCTGTTTTATTATCCCTTAACATGAGCCTGAGATTCCCACTTAAAATGTTACCATTCCTATTTTCTGTTTCAATATTTAGTATAGGATTTGCCTTCATATTAATTTATTTCGCCCTCAGACAGATAGGATCAACAAGAGTGGGCTCATTATTCCCACTATCTTCATTATTTGGAGCGTTATTCGCATTTTTAATCCTCAAAGAGCCGTTCGGGGTTTTTCAACTTGCTTCTGGTTTTATCATGATCTTTGGAATTTTCATACTATACTACGATTAA
- the truA gene encoding tRNA pseudouridine(38-40) synthase TruA, which translates to MKKIALKIAYIGTRFYGFQRQPDLPTVEGELISALKEAGLIEDPKDARFQAAGRTDKGVHSLGNVVTFFTPYDVHVNQINDILPRDIKVLASASVYYGFKVRYPIRRYYRYILFDDDLDLELMRLAASKFEGTHDFTNFSKRIERNPIRRIESVKIQEDDDYYLIDVVGESFLWQMVRKMVKVIADVGKGEIEAEKVDELLNPKERIYIEPMPPENLILMGLEYGVKIRFKEDEYAISSFRSMLEEEFLEYKRASIVRKVMRDTLITFK; encoded by the coding sequence ATGAAGAAAATAGCATTGAAAATAGCATACATAGGCACGCGCTTTTATGGATTCCAAAGGCAGCCGGACCTACCCACGGTTGAAGGAGAGCTTATAAGCGCATTAAAAGAGGCTGGTCTCATTGAGGATCCGAAGGATGCTAGATTCCAAGCTGCTGGCAGAACAGATAAGGGTGTGCATTCACTTGGTAATGTTGTGACATTTTTCACACCATATGATGTCCATGTGAATCAAATTAATGATATTCTGCCACGTGACATTAAAGTATTGGCAAGTGCCTCTGTATACTATGGATTCAAGGTAAGATACCCCATTAGAAGATATTATCGTTATATATTATTTGATGATGATCTTGACTTAGAACTTATGCGTTTAGCGGCTTCCAAATTTGAAGGAACACATGATTTCACGAATTTCTCCAAGAGGATTGAAAGAAACCCTATAAGGAGGATAGAGTCTGTTAAAATCCAAGAAGATGATGATTATTATCTTATCGACGTGGTTGGTGAAAGTTTCTTATGGCAGATGGTTAGGAAAATGGTGAAGGTCATCGCTGATGTTGGAAAAGGGGAAATCGAAGCAGAAAAGGTTGATGAATTACTCAACCCAAAAGAAAGAATCTATATAGAACCAATGCCACCAGAAAACCTTATTTTAATGGGACTCGAATATGGGGTTAAAATCAGATTCAAAGAAGATGAGTATGCAATATCCTCATTCAGATCAATGTTGGAAGAAGAATTCTTAGAATATAAGAGGGCATCTATTGTTAGAAAAGTGATGAGGGATACCCTTATAACCTTCAAATAA
- a CDS encoding DUF460 domain-containing protein, which translates to MEDDKLKTNGVKSPIIVGLDPGLTVGIAILNLRGDLVHINSIKEASHAEVIMEIMDKGKAIVVGSDVHPPPKMVKKIATTLNSRLYTPERIFSVASKNELVNTFLMEKKLDISLDAHERDALAAAIKTYRHYENKLRQVESRLTRLDINERELDEIKGLVIKGTPITNAIKKIRRPKGVEKITEKPDIRKRPKEDLDELSELKKRIKLQERKIEHQKLLINKIKRQNRILRNKLRRQKRENLNLKKKIERLHYEYSKDILLNKELSSKIKLIKKLQEKYNKEKNLRENLERNINSLLEMKEFEDKGEKLPVKIVKSFTKEGIKEACQQWKIKKDDLILLYNAKGGGSQTAKILTKLAPRAIITRENMSHQALGIFEDKEIPVISEENLSLEIRENFALVKAKDLEKEIEKWKKKIMEKRRKKEKQKLWKIIDEYRAKRRRKH; encoded by the coding sequence TTGGAGGATGATAAATTAAAAACTAATGGTGTTAAATCTCCCATTATAGTAGGCTTAGACCCTGGTTTAACCGTGGGCATTGCCATTTTAAACCTTAGAGGAGATCTTGTACACATTAATAGTATAAAAGAGGCCTCACATGCAGAGGTTATCATGGAAATTATGGATAAGGGTAAGGCTATTGTAGTCGGTTCTGATGTCCATCCACCACCCAAGATGGTTAAAAAGATTGCAACAACATTGAATTCTAGATTGTATACTCCAGAGAGGATATTTTCTGTGGCTTCGAAGAATGAACTTGTTAACACATTCTTAATGGAGAAAAAGTTGGATATTTCATTAGATGCACATGAAAGGGATGCCCTCGCAGCTGCGATCAAAACATATAGACACTATGAAAACAAGCTAAGACAAGTGGAATCTCGTCTTACACGTTTAGATATTAACGAGAGGGAACTTGATGAAATAAAGGGACTAGTGATCAAAGGTACCCCAATAACTAACGCCATAAAGAAAATCAGAAGACCAAAAGGTGTCGAGAAAATAACAGAAAAACCTGATATCAGAAAAAGACCAAAAGAGGATTTAGATGAATTGTCAGAATTAAAAAAGCGAATTAAATTACAGGAAAGGAAAATTGAACACCAGAAGCTTTTAATAAACAAGATTAAACGACAAAATAGGATATTAAGGAATAAGTTGCGAAGACAAAAAAGAGAAAATCTCAACTTAAAAAAGAAAATTGAAAGATTACATTATGAATACTCAAAGGACATCCTTCTAAATAAAGAATTATCATCAAAGATAAAGCTGATAAAAAAATTACAGGAAAAATATAACAAAGAAAAAAATCTAAGGGAAAACCTAGAGAGGAACATAAATTCACTATTAGAAATGAAGGAGTTCGAAGATAAAGGTGAAAAGCTCCCTGTAAAAATTGTGAAATCATTCACCAAAGAAGGTATAAAAGAAGCTTGTCAACAATGGAAAATAAAAAAGGATGATTTGATCCTCCTATACAATGCCAAGGGTGGAGGCTCCCAAACTGCGAAAATACTCACCAAATTAGCCCCAAGGGCAATAATAACAAGGGAAAACATGTCGCACCAAGCCCTCGGAATATTCGAGGATAAAGAAATCCCAGTAATCTCAGAGGAAAACCTATCACTTGAAATCCGTGAGAATTTCGCCCTAGTCAAGGCCAAAGATCTTGAAAAGGAAATAGAAAAATGGAAGAAAAAAATAATGGAAAAAAGAAGAAAAAAAGAAAAACAAAAACTTTGGAAGATAATAGATGAATACAGGGCTAAAAGGCGGAGAAAACATTAA